In a genomic window of Dyadobacter fermentans DSM 18053:
- a CDS encoding DUF421 domain-containing protein — MPEMPDWRQILMHDHPFTFLLEVVLRTIIMFVIILVALRASGKRGIKQLSVFELVLIIGLGSAAGDPMFYEDVGILPAFVVFLVVISLYTFVTRLSDRFVKVEKVLEGEPLYVIRDGKLLPDAFRESGLSQDEFFAALRLSHVEHLGQVRTVLIETSGEFSILFYADDEVRHGLPIFPDDLKRKLTGNETCDHIACTKCGGTRNRNGLEKLPTCPQCEVHEWVEASATRRIS; from the coding sequence ATGCCTGAAATGCCCGATTGGAGACAAATCCTCATGCACGACCACCCCTTCACATTCCTGCTGGAAGTGGTGTTGAGGACCATTATCATGTTTGTGATTATTCTGGTGGCGCTGCGGGCGTCCGGAAAGCGGGGAATCAAACAGCTTTCCGTGTTCGAGCTCGTGCTTATTATCGGACTGGGTTCCGCCGCGGGCGACCCGATGTTTTATGAAGACGTGGGCATTTTACCCGCATTCGTCGTTTTTCTGGTGGTGATCAGCTTATACACGTTCGTCACCCGGCTTTCCGACCGTTTTGTAAAAGTGGAAAAAGTGCTGGAAGGCGAGCCGCTGTACGTGATCCGCGACGGGAAGCTGCTCCCGGATGCGTTTCGTGAATCGGGGCTGTCGCAGGATGAATTTTTCGCCGCACTCCGGTTGAGCCATGTGGAGCACCTGGGCCAGGTGCGCACCGTGCTCATCGAAACGTCGGGCGAGTTCAGCATTCTTTTTTATGCCGATGACGAGGTACGGCACGGCCTGCCGATTTTCCCCGATGACCTGAAACGCAAGCTTACCGGCAACGAAACGTGCGATCACATCGCGTGCACCAAATGCGGCGGCACCCGCAACCGCAATGGACTCGAAAAGCTACCAACCTGCCCGCAATGCGAGGTCCACGAATGGGTGGAAGCATCGGCCACCAGGCGCATTTCGTGA
- a CDS encoding DUF1684 domain-containing protein, whose translation MKRYVYHLSGLAVACLLSAFAALDNTYEAELRDWHQKRIESLKAESGWLNLAGLFWLKEGKNTFGSAEENDILFPEGKSRPHLGEIVLEKDRITLKARPDAQIFADDQPVTALDLSSADKPVTLKHGSLRWFVIKRGDRYAIRLRDLESEYLKGFTGIERYPVQESWRVKARFVPTKGHTVSITDVTGRTDDQVSPGKLVFTVNGREYSLDAVGKPESLFIIFADQTNKHETYGSGRFLYSSVEPDGTAWLDFNKAINPPCAFSPYATCPLPPKQNKLALAVSAGEKRYGDH comes from the coding sequence ATGAAAAGGTACGTATATCACCTATCGGGGCTGGCCGTGGCGTGCTTGCTGAGTGCATTTGCCGCCTTGGACAATACCTACGAAGCGGAGCTCCGCGATTGGCATCAGAAGCGGATCGAAAGTCTGAAAGCCGAATCGGGCTGGCTGAACCTGGCCGGGCTGTTCTGGTTGAAGGAAGGCAAAAACACGTTCGGCAGTGCGGAAGAAAACGACATACTGTTTCCCGAGGGCAAGAGCCGGCCACATCTGGGCGAGATTGTGTTGGAAAAAGATAGAATCACACTCAAAGCCCGGCCCGATGCGCAGATCTTCGCTGACGATCAGCCTGTTACAGCGCTGGACCTTTCGTCCGCCGACAAGCCCGTTACACTCAAACACGGCTCACTGCGCTGGTTCGTGATCAAGCGCGGCGATCGATACGCGATCCGTCTCCGCGATCTTGAAAGTGAATATCTGAAAGGTTTTACAGGCATTGAAAGATACCCCGTGCAGGAAAGCTGGCGTGTGAAGGCGCGTTTTGTGCCTACAAAAGGCCATACTGTGTCCATCACCGACGTTACCGGCCGCACCGACGACCAGGTGTCGCCCGGCAAGCTGGTATTTACCGTGAATGGCCGCGAATACAGCCTCGACGCCGTCGGCAAACCGGAGAGCCTGTTCATTATCTTCGCCGACCAGACCAACAAGCACGAAACCTACGGCTCGGGCCGCTTCCTGTACTCCTCCGTGGAGCCGGACGGCACTGCCTGGCTCGATTTCAACAAGGCGATTAACCCGCCGTGCGCATTCTCGCCTTACGCCACCTGCCCGCTTCCCCCGAAGCAGAACAAGCTGGCGCTGGCCGTTTCGGCCGGAGAGAAGCGGTATGGAGATCATTGA
- a CDS encoding AraC family transcriptional regulator, with amino-acid sequence MNTKTAFPTLGIDAFDSSAEAVYKLLRHEVDGKSRIEKPHKHDFFMLFVVAKGSGTHSIDFADYAVGDHQVHLLFPGQVHRWELEENTSGFQLMVGRRAFEASSNFLRLSFILYRNHQVIDLPVAVFQALCYELEALERELAAPAVDWDMVQLRSRVALQLVSREAERIYEDIGTYRTNPILFRYHALIDIHFKAHKTVAFYADQLNISPNYLNILCKRHLHVPATFLIHNRVGLEAKRLLLVSAQSAKEIAFELGFSDLPHFSNFFKAQTGLSPRAFRNSL; translated from the coding sequence ATGAATACAAAGACGGCGTTTCCGACCCTGGGCATCGATGCTTTCGACTCTTCCGCGGAGGCGGTTTATAAGTTGCTACGCCATGAGGTGGATGGTAAAAGTCGGATCGAGAAGCCGCATAAGCATGATTTCTTCATGCTTTTTGTCGTAGCCAAAGGCAGCGGCACGCATTCCATCGATTTTGCCGACTACGCTGTTGGCGATCACCAGGTGCATTTGCTGTTCCCGGGCCAGGTGCACCGCTGGGAGCTGGAGGAGAATACGTCGGGTTTTCAACTGATGGTCGGCCGGCGTGCATTCGAGGCGTCTTCCAATTTTCTCAGGCTGTCGTTTATATTGTACCGGAACCACCAGGTGATCGACCTTCCCGTCGCGGTATTCCAGGCCCTTTGCTACGAACTCGAAGCGCTGGAACGCGAACTGGCCGCACCGGCCGTGGACTGGGATATGGTACAACTTCGGAGCCGCGTGGCGCTGCAACTGGTAAGCCGCGAAGCCGAGCGCATTTACGAAGATATCGGCACCTACCGCACCAACCCGATCCTTTTCCGCTACCATGCATTGATCGATATCCATTTCAAGGCCCATAAGACGGTGGCCTTCTACGCCGACCAGCTGAACATCTCCCCCAACTACCTTAATATCCTCTGCAAAAGGCATTTGCATGTACCAGCCACGTTTCTCATCCACAACCGCGTGGGACTCGAAGCGAAGCGGCTTCTACTCGTATCGGCGCAATCGGCGAAAGAGATCGCATTCGAACTTGGTTTCAGCGACCTTCCTCATTTTTCCAACTTCTTTAAGGCGCAGACAGGCCTCTCGCCCCGGGCGTTTCGCAATTCGTTATAA